Proteins encoded within one genomic window of Siniperca chuatsi isolate FFG_IHB_CAS linkage group LG4, ASM2008510v1, whole genome shotgun sequence:
- the LOC122874592 gene encoding patatin-like phospholipase domain-containing protein 2 produces the protein MFDLKTEWSISFAGCGFMGIYYVGATSCILERFPRLIQDASKIYGASAGSLMAVVLSLGIPLEKCCADLMFMAKEGRKHRLGPLHPAYNLLKNVQDSLVGSLPEDAHVRASGKLCVSLTRVSDGKNVLVSEFDSREELIQTLVCSCFVPFYCGVIPPTYRGVHYVDGAISDNLPRCHLKNTITFSAYAGESDLCPRASTLNFHEVRFNNVSIQVNSENMNRVTSTFFPPKPEAMAEICQNGYIDALRFLQENNLISSESPLRSLEIDAPKPACCELVKEPTEAEESNENTHELKPLQEEHCWLDPQLIEHLPVNIKKVLCAACRETHTAGGLLSNMTEYLPKKVTSYLQIPCTLPMESACSLAQRLVDWIPDASRDMSWLYSMAGDLYKQAWKGKVEDNDSETPLRRCTNLPLGLDLGNQRKALPMTPEATPTSSLTFTWNTHRELDHVPLTPPPTPTFSPTSEFGEAAAESPKSAGRGWGLSRAAGWIRNIASKQTSNLKKKDDSMSFSGFE, from the exons atgtttgatttgaagaCAGAATGGAGCATCTCCTTTGCTGGGTGCGGTTTTATGGGGATTTATTATGTCGGTGCCACCAGCTGCATCCTTGAACGGTTCCCTCGCCTCATACAAGACGCCTCTAAAATCTATGGAGCGTCTGCAGGTTCATTGATGGCTGTTGTTCTTAGTCTTGGAATCCCCCTAG AGAAATGCTGTGCTGATTTGATGTTCATGGCCAAAGAGGGCAGGAAGCACAGACTGGGGCCCCTGCACCCAGCTTACAACCTGCTGAAGAATGTGCAGGACTCTCTGGTGGGGAGCCTTCCAGAAGACGCCCACGTTCGAGCCTCTGGAAAGCTCTGTGTGTCCCTGACCAGAGTGTCTGATGGGAAGAACGTACTAGTGTCAGAGTTTGACAGTAGAGAGGAGCTCATTCAG ACCCTCGTATGCAGCTGCTTCGTCCCTTTCTACTGTGGTGTTATTCCACCCACTTACCGTGGAGTG CATTACGTGGACGGCGCCATCAGTGACAACCTGCCTCGATGTCACCTGAAAAACACAATCACGTTCTCTGCGTATGCTGGTGAGAGTGATCTCTGCCCTCGAGCGAGCACGCTCAACTTCCACGAGGTGCGCTTCAACAATGTCAGCATCCAGGTCAACTCGGAGAACATGAACAGAGTGACCAGCACTTTCTTCCCCCCGAAGCCTGAG GCAATGGCTGAAATATGCCAGAATGGCTACATAGATGCTCTCCGCTTCCTGCAAGAGAACA ATCTGATCAGCAGTGAGAGTCCCCTGAGAAGTTTGGAGATAGATGCACCTAAACCTGCTTGTTGTGAACTGGTGAAGGAGCCGACTGAAGCTGAAGAGTCCAATGAGAACACACATGAACTGAAACCACTTCAGGAAGAGCACTGCTGGCTGGATCCACAGCTCATAGAGCACCTCCCAGTTAACATTAAAAAGG TGTTGTGTGCGGCCTGTAGAGAGACACATACTGCTGGTGGTCTGTTGTCCAACATGACGGAGTACCTGCCAAAGAAAGTGACTTCTTACCTGCAGATCCCCTGCACTCTGCCCATGGAGTCGGCCTGCTCTCTAGCCCAGAG ACTTGTGGACTGGATCCCAGATGCATCAAGAGACATGAGCTGGCTCTATAGCATGGCTGGAGACCTATACAAACAAGCTTGGAAGGGCAAGGTGGAGGATAATGACAG TGAGACGCCACTGCGCAGATGTACAAACCTGCCATTAGGCCTGGACCTGGGGAATCAGAGAAAAGCTCTTCCAATGACCCCAGAAGCTACTCCCACCTCCAGTCTTACCTTCACCTGGAACACACATAGAGAGTTGGACCACGTGCCCCTTACTCCACCCCCTACACCCACCTTCAGCCCCACCTCTGAGTTTGGTGAAGCCGCCGCAGAGTCACCTAAAAGCGCAGGTAGAGGCTGGGGTTTGAGCAGAGCTGCGGGGTGGATCCGAAATATTGCATCCAAGCAAACTTCAAACCTCAAGAAAAAGGATGATTCAATGTCCTTTTCTGGATTTGAGTAA